The Brachyhypopomus gauderio isolate BG-103 chromosome 2, BGAUD_0.2, whole genome shotgun sequence genome contains a region encoding:
- the tecpr1b gene encoding tectonin beta-propeller repeat-containing protein 1, producing the protein MPGSLLWATDVYGRAFVLHTPGGSWERVKDAQLELKRVTAAELCCWAVGSDHQVYVYVLSRDTPMRHVEETYENQRWNPVDGFTDTLLPTDRWQWTDESGQTSQPLHSFHLPSVNWEWEGDWYVDDEGCGRDSSTTGGWEYAVDFPTTFSKEKKWNSYVRRRRWLRNRKYKAWGSWAKVPLGKSRPIPEHFSDISCGSWEMSDSPQKPISVWAVSQQGKVWFRTDVKLQNPEGSSWELVSAPQEVTQIDAGPGHLLWAVVWDGRLLVRTGINKACPRGSSWVMVEPPNKAGAIHVAVGVNVVWAITKDSKVWFRRGVNSHNSAGLNWIRVGGEMVMISVGPSDQVWGVGCEDRSVYFRYGVTPTEVTGKAWGAVCALLAPTNRPSGVSLLRGQLTSPSQSSVLGCDDSASNFISTLVADRPAPSEGAQEGQRQAQPLPEAPTLPCNQSRSVERRWSTVDLEEIRGSSAMQSPAAVFPIEQAGAIEVQEEVPPWAWITGGGCEIDCNMHITWLEPPETEFMFPSDSGREDGCCLQVDDSQGNEGALEKTVRVRKGVMSWWRDWKPRQWEEVGVTLEQVRGGGAEPDDILYIFYTHNEQRKYLYAVIKEVTAIVPMPRDSMCALAIYTPERTKQRWPILLATKSQLVLDDWLSLLSESCQESRALRSAPSKQALWAVTAKGDIMVNEPSPSLEAPVQHLPCDQMFWRQVPGHLLCVESNSLGVVWGISYDHTAWVYTGDCRGDEAQGDGMNRHVLTDIRNVYIYENQRWNPVTGYTDKGLPMDRHMWSDAQGHRECTKENTKPPSPLWTWVSDWAVDYGTPGGTDKEGWQYATDFPATFHGYKTIKDFVRRRRWFRKCKITLAGNWQKVPPIGLMDVTILPCLAHSSLEQVPVWAISEKGDVLCRLGVTPQNPAGSSWLHVGTEQPFKSISIGGGHQVWAIARDGTVFYRGSVSVQNPAGECWYHIPCPPKQVLRQVSVGRTSVYAVDGNNNLWYRQGLTPSYPQGSAWELISNNVCKVSVGPLDQVWIVADKVPGYPAESSGTVCHRVGVQPMHPKGSSWDFGIGGGWVHLSVRGNSMEAHRAVLPSPQSSRCPDQVNGNAAAC; encoded by the exons ATGCCCGGGTCCCTCCTCTGGGCCACGGATGTGTACGGGAGGGCGTTCGTCCTGCACACCCCCGGAGGCAGCTGGGAGCGCGTGAAGGATGCCCAGCTTGAGCTGAAGCGCGTCACGGCTGCAGAGCTGTGCTGCTGGGCCGTGGGATCTGACCACCAGGTCTACGTCTACGTGCTCTCACGTGACACGCCAATGCGCCACGTGGAGGAGACGTACGAAAACCAG AGGTGGAACCCAGTAGACGGCTTCACGGACACGCTGCTGCCCACAGACCGCTGGCAGTGGACGGACGAGTCGGGCCAGACCTCGCAGCCACTCCACAGTTTCCATTTACCGTCTGTAAACTGGGAGTGGGAGGGGGACTGGTATGTGGACGATGAGGGCTGTGGAAGAGACAGCAGCACAACAGGG GGCTGGGAGTACGCGGTGGACTTCCCTACCACCTTCAGCAAAGAGAAGAAGTGGAACTCGTACGTCCGCCGCAGACGATGGCTCCGCAACAGGAAATACAAAGCCTGGGGCTCGTGGGCCAAG GTGCCTTTAGGAAAGAGCCGGCCTATTCCAGAGCACTTCAGTGATATCAGCTGTGGAAGCTGGGAGATGAGTGACAGCCCACAGAAGCCTATCTCAGTGTGGGCTGTGTCTCAGCAAGGAAAG GTGTGGTTCCGCACAGACGTGAAGCTACAGAACCCAGAGGGCTCGTCCTGGGAGCTCGTGTCCGCACCCCAGGAAGTGACGCAGATCGACGCGGGCCCTGGACACCTGCTGTGGGCCGTGGTGTGGGACGGACGTCTGCTGGTCAGGACGGGCATCAACAAGGCCTGCCCCAGAG GTTCATCATGGGTTATGGTGGAACCTCCGAACAAGGCAGGAGCCATTCACGTAGCGGTGGGGGTTAACGTGGTCTGGGCCATCACAAAAGACAGCAAA GTGTGGTTCAGAAGAGGCGTGAACTCCCATAACTCTGCTGGCCTGAACTGGATCAGGGTTGGTGGAGAGATGGTGATGATCAGTGTGGGGCCCAGTGACCAG GTTTGGGGCGTTGGCTGTGAGGACAGGAGCGTGTATTTCCGCTACGGTGTGACCCCCACGGAGGTGACGGGCAAGGCGTGGGGGGCCGTGTGTGCCCTGCTGGCTCCCACCAACAGGCCCAG TGGTGTCAGCCTCCTCAGGGGCCAACTCACCAGCCCTTCCCAGAGTTCCGTGCTGGGCTGCGACGACTCGGCTAGCAACTTCATCTCCACGCTGGTGGCCGACCGCCCTGCGCCGTCCGAAGGGGCCCAGGAGGGGCAGAGGCAGGCCCAGCCCCTCCCCGAGGCACCCACGCTCCCCTGCAACCAGTCGAGGAGCGTCGAGCGGCGATGGAGCACCGTGGACCTGGAGGAGATCAGAGGCTCCTCGGCCATGCAGAGCCCGGCGGCCGTCTTCCCCATCGAGCAGGCAGGGGCCATCGAGGTGCAGGAGGAGGTGCCTCCGTGGGCCTGGATCACAGGGGGAGGCTGCGAGATCGACTGCAACATGCACATCACCTGGCTGGAACCCCCAG AAACAGAGTTCATGTTTCCCTCCGACTCTGGAAGAGAGGACGGGTGCTGTCTCCAGGTGGACGACAGCCAAGGGAATGAGGGAGCTTTGGAGAAG actgTGAGAGTGAGAAAGGGTGTGATGTCTTGGTGGAGGGACTGGAAGCCCAGgcagtgggaggaggtgggcgTGACCTTGGAGCAGGTCaggggtggaggggcggagccagatgaCATCCTCTACatcttctacacacacaacGAGCAGAGGAAG TATCTGTATGCAGTGATAAAGGAGGTCACAGCTATTGTTCCAATGCCCCGGGACTCCATGTGTGCGCTAGCCATCTACACACCTGAGAGGACTAAGCAGAGATGGCCTATTCTCCTAGCTACCAAGTCCCAGCTGGTCCTTGATGACTGG CTGTCCCTGTTGAGTGAGTCATGTCAGGAGTCCAGGGCTCTGCGGAGCGCCCCCTCCAAACAAGCCCTGTGGGCGGTGACCGCCAAAGGGGACATCATGGTGAATGAGCCGTCACCGAGCCTGGAGGCTCCCGTCCAACACCTGCCCTGTGACCAGAT gTTTTGGCGTCAGGTCCCTGGCCACCTGCTGTGTGTGGAGTCCAACAgtctgggtgtggtgtggggcaTCAGCTATGACCACACCGCCTGGGTGTACACAGGGGACTGCAGGGGAGATGAAGCCCAGG GTGATGGAATGAACAGGCATGTGCTGACTGACATCAGGAACGTGTACATCTACGAGAACCAGCGGTGGAACCCTGTCACGGGCTACACAGACAA GGGGCTCCCCATGGACCGGCACATGTGGAGCGACGCCCAGGGTCACCGGGAGTGCACCAAAGAGAACACCAAACCGCCCTCGCCGCTGTGGACATGG GTGTCGGACTGGGCTGTTGACTACGGCACCCCAGGAGGGACAGACAAGGAAGGATGGCAGTATGCTACTGATTTCCCTGC GACCTTTCACGGATATAAGACAATTAAGGACTTTGTCAGGCGAAGACGCTGGTTCAG GAAATGTAAGATTACCTTAGCTGGGAACTGGCAGAAAGTCCCACCCATCGGCCTGATGGACGTTACCATCCTGCCGTGCCTGGCTCACAGCAGTCTGGAGCAGGTGCCTGTGTGGGCCATCAGCGAAAAGGGGGATGTGCTGTGCCGTCTGGGGGTCACCCCCCAAAACCCAGCC GGCAGCTCGTGGCTCCACGTGGGCACGGAACAGCCATTTAAGTCCATCTCGATCGGAGGAGGGCACCAGGTGTGGGCTATAGCCCGCGACGGAACTGTCTTCTACCGCGGCTCAGTGTCAGTCCAAAATCCTGCAG GCGAGTGCTGGTACCACATTCCCTGCCCACCAAAGCAGGTGCTCAGGCAGGTGTCTGTCGGCAGGACGTCCGTTTACGCAGTGGACGGAAACA ATAATCTGTGGTACAGGCAGGGTTTGACCCCCAGTTATCCTCAGGGTTCTGCATGGGAGCTCATCTCCAATAATGTGTGCAAAGTCTCCGTTGGACCACTGGACCAG GTTTGGATAGTAGCCGATAAGGTCCCGGGTTATCCTGCGGAGAGCTCGGGGACTG
- the bri3 gene encoding membrane protein BRI3 — protein MDNKPLLRDRPPAYNTVPGAFDYGQQGSYGAIAPHAPPPGGFQPPPPPPYQYPEAHGFPPPSAQAAPIGQQPHCANTYTIIQPSVVVVGGCPACRVGVLEDDFTCLGIMCAILFFPLGILFCLALRQRRCPNCGATFG, from the exons ATGGATAACAAACCTCTCCTGCGAGACCGACCCCCCGCCTACAACACCGTGCCGGGGGCGTTTGATTACGGCCAGCAGGGCAGTTACGGCGCTATTGCCCCGCACGCGCCACCACCTGGGGGCTTCCAGCCGCCGCCGCCGCCGCCCTACCAGTACCCAGAGGCACACG GCTTCCCGCCCCCTTCGGCCCAGGCTGCCCCCATAGGCCAGCAGCCACACTGTGCCAACACCTACACCATCATCCAGCCCTCTGTGGTGGTCGTGGGAGGATGCCCGGCCTGCAG gGTGGGGGTTCTGGAGGATGACTTCACCTGCCTGGGGATCATGTGTGCCATTCTCTTCTTCCCCTTGGGCATCCTGTTCTGCCTGGCGCTGAGACAGAGGAGGTGTCCCAACTGCGGTGCTACATTCGGCTAG